The Clostridium sp. DL-VIII DNA window CTTTTCATATTGCTCAAAAAATAGGACGACCAATAGTATTTATGTGTGGAAGCGAGGATTTTAGTAATCTTGATTTAATTGGAGGATACTTTGGAACTAGAAGATCATTAATCGTAGATAATTACATTAGTTCGGTTTATAAGCGTAAAGAAGAAGCAAAGAAAGTATGGACAGATGGAAGATTAGCTACTGCATGTAAAGATGGATATACAGTTATTTATGATGAATTTACAAGGGCAAAACCAGAAGTAAATAATGTTCTCCTATCAGTATTAGAGGAGCAAATGATAGATATACCAAAATACTCATCTGAAAATACTTATTTAAAAATTAATCCTAACTTTAGAATGATTTTTACAAGTAATCCGGAAGAATATGCGGGCGTATACAAGTCAGCAAATGCGCTTATAGATAGAATGATTACCATAGATATCAATGATATGGATATTAATACTGAACGATTAATCATAGCTTATAAATCTGGAATTAGTGAGCATAACGCAAGAATAATAACTAATATAACAAGATATATAAGAAATAGTATTAAAGAGAAAAATTGGCTATCAATAAGAGGCAGCATAATGCTTGCAAAAATTGTAAAAAGAATGGATTTGGAGCTTAATCCTAACAATGAAAAATTTAGAAAAGTCTGTAGAGATGTATATAATTCATCAAGCAGTATGTTAGGTATAAATGCCTTAGAAAAAGAAAAATATAATTTATTGATTGATAAGGCTATAAATAACGCTTTTAATATTTAAAAAAGTGTAATTAAATTCAAGATATATAAATAAGATATCAATAGAGCATGAAATTCATTTTATATTTGGAAATATAAATCATACAAGGAGGAATTATATAATGAAAAAAGCAATAGACAGTTCAAGTCTTGCAGAGGTAATTGATAGAATATTGGATAAAGGGATAGTTATTGATATTTGGGCAAGAGTATCTTTAGTTGGTATAGAATTATTAGCTATAGAAGCAAGAGTCGTAATAGCAAGTGTTCATACTTGGTTAGTTTATGCCGATGCTGTTGGACTACTTAAAGGTGATTTAGTAGCTGCTGAAATTTAATTGAATTATAAAGATATTTTTAAATGGGGTTAAGCTGGATTTGTTCAGCCTAACCTTAAAATTAATTTATAAAGGAGACAAATCTATGTTAATGGTATCAATTATTAATTCTGTAAATAAATTCTTTGAGGAAGTATTAGAAGAAAAATGTAGAATTCTTGGCGTAGTAAAAGATGGAGAAAATTGGAAAAGTATATGTGAGGTGCAAATTGATCCTGAATATACTACTAGAAAAGGTATCGGGGATATGGTAGAAATATATAATGTTTATTTAGATGATAAACAAGAGATAGTGGGATATGAGGTCGTTTCTACACAAAGGAGAGCTATGGAAAATAACGGATTTATATAAAGATACTGTCATAATTTAAAAATATAAATGGTAGCTGCATTATAAATAAATATGAGTCATTAACTAAAATTGTTTAGAGGGTGGGGTATTGATATGAAGAAGCAGGATGATGACAATATAGGGTTGGGGTCTATATTTAGAGGACTAGATAAATTGATAAATATAGTAGGTGACATGCTAGAGAATGAAGAAAGTGAAGTTGATATAAAAGGTGCATTAAATGATCCTGAAAAAAGTAAAAAAGTTACTGCAAATTATGGAGTTAATATAAAAATAGGAGGAGAAAACTTTAAGGGAATAAAAGATATTAACTCATTCAACAAAATGAAAGATAGTTATAATAATGAAAAAATTATAGAGCCTGCAACAGATGTATTTGATGAAGAGGAAAGAGTATTAATAGTAATGGAATTACCAGGAGTTAGTGAAGAAGATATAAAAATTGAAGTTGAAAACAACATATTAAAAATCGAGGCAGAAGTTAATAATAATATTTATATTAAAAATATAAAGCTATCTTTTGTACCTATAACAGAAAGTATCACATCACAGCTAAATAATTCAATATATTCAATAATCATAAATAAGACATCTGAGATTAAGTAATGTAGTTACTTGGGCTTTAGAGTTTTTTAAATATGGACAATATAAAGAGGTGTATGTATGTCTGATAATGAAAATAAGTATACGTTGAAAGTTGCAGAAGCATTAGTAAAGGATGTTGGAAAGGCAATAGTTAGGATAGATCCTAAGGATATTATTAAAATCGGGGCAGCTATAGGGGATATAGTAAAATTAACAGGAAAAAATATAGCAGTTGCAAGAGTATTGCCAATTCATCAACAATATAAAGGACAAGGCTTAGTGCAAATGGACGGCATACTAAGGAAGAATGCAGGTGTTGGAGTTGATGAAAATATTGAGATAGAGCTAGTTAGCTCTAAAAATGCAAATGTGATTGAACTTAGCTCTATTAGTAAGAAATCTAATACATTAAATAATGAAGATTTAAAACATATAAAGAATGCTATGGAAGGAATACCTGTATTTAAAGGAAACACTTTACGTGTTAAACTGTTAGGTTATTCGTATCAGGATTATACTGTAATATCTACAGAACCTGAAGGAGCAGTAACAATAAATGAAGCTACAATTCTTAAAGTCAAAAAAGAGGGGATAATTAGGAAAGAAAATGGTGTTTCTTATGAAGATATAGGTGGACTTGAATCTCAGATAGAAAAGATTAGAGAAATGATAGAACTTCCATTAAAATATCCAGAAGTTTTTGACAGGCTTGGCATAGAGGCACCTAGAGGAGTGCTTTTATATGGATCACCAGGTACAGGAAAGACATTGATTGCGAGAGCAGTAGCCAATGAGACTAATGTATTTTTTATTCATGTAAATGGTCCAGAAATTGTGAATAAATACTATGGTGAAAGTGAAGCAAAACTTAGAGAAATATTTGAAAATGCGAGCAATAATGCGCCAAGTATTATTTTCTTAGATGAAATAGATGCCATTTCGCCTAAGAGAGAAAATTCAAATGGTGATGTGGAGAAAAGAATAGTAGCACAGCTTTTAGCATTAATGGATGGGCTTAAAGATAGAGGTCAAGTAATAGTAATTGGAGCTACAAATCTACCTAATTCAATT harbors:
- the gvpN gene encoding gas vesicle protein GvpN, encoding MEEPKYFDIDLNESYVETQYIKELTDRVSNYLETGFPVHLRGAAGVGKTALAFHIAQKIGRPIVFMCGSEDFSNLDLIGGYFGTRRSLIVDNYISSVYKRKEEAKKVWTDGRLATACKDGYTVIYDEFTRAKPEVNNVLLSVLEEQMIDIPKYSSENTYLKINPNFRMIFTSNPEEYAGVYKSANALIDRMITIDINDMDINTERLIIAYKSGISEHNARIITNITRYIRNSIKEKNWLSIRGSIMLAKIVKRMDLELNPNNEKFRKVCRDVYNSSSSMLGINALEKEKYNLLIDKAINNAFNI
- the gvpA gene encoding gas vesicle structural protein GvpA produces the protein MKKAIDSSSLAEVIDRILDKGIVIDIWARVSLVGIELLAIEARVVIASVHTWLVYADAVGLLKGDLVAAEI
- a CDS encoding Hsp20 family protein; protein product: MKKQDDDNIGLGSIFRGLDKLINIVGDMLENEESEVDIKGALNDPEKSKKVTANYGVNIKIGGENFKGIKDINSFNKMKDSYNNEKIIEPATDVFDEEERVLIVMELPGVSEEDIKIEVENNILKIEAEVNNNIYIKNIKLSFVPITESITSQLNNSIYSIIINKTSEIK